TCGAACACGGCGCCGACGGGCGCGGCGCGCACCAAGGGCGGCAGCAGAACGTCGAAGCGCGGCGTCGGGTCGGCCGCCGCGCCGAACTGAAGCCTGCCGTTGCCGTCGATATCGATCACGCGCTCATGCCAGCCGTTCGCATGCCTGACCATCTGGTGGATCGGCAGCACGTCGAAATACTCGTTGGCGAGGATGATGCTCGGACCTTCCGGTACGTCGTCGATGGTCTCGTGCCAGGTGATGTTGCGCATGGCGGACAGCGTCGCCATCTGTCGTTCGCGCAGCACCGGATTGACCTCGACCATGTGGATATGAAGCGCCTGGTAGAGCGGCGGCAACACGCGGAGCGCGCGCAGCGCATCCGCCATCATGGTGCCGCGTCCCGGGCCGAGCTCGATCAGCCGCAGCATCTGCGGCGAGCCCATCTGCCTCCACACCGACGCGCTCCACAGGCCGAGCAGCTCGCCGAACATCTGGCTGACTTCGGGCGCGGTGGTGAAATCGCCCTCGCGGCCGAGCGGATCGCGCGAGACATAATAGCCGTACCGCGGATGCATCAGGCACAGTTCCATGTATCGCCAGACCGGCATCGGGCCCGACGATTTGATCAGTGCCTTGATCTCGTTCAACAACGGCGAGTCGGTCACGGCCTGCCTTCTCGAGAGGAATTAACGAACGGCCTCTGCCGGCCTCGGCGCACCGCGCCGCACTGCCCATACAATAAGTATCCCGCCGACAATAAGCATCGGGATCGACAGCAGCATGCCCATGGTTAATCCGCCCCACAGGAAGCCGAGCTGGACGTCCGGCTCGCGGAAATGTTCACCGGCAATCCGGGTCAGGCCATAGATCAGGATGAAACTGCCGAGGATCATGCCCGGCCGCTTCAGGGCGCCGAGGCGGATCATGACCGCGAGCACGATGAACAGCAGGATGCCCTCCATGCCGGCCTCATAGAGCTGGCTCGGATGGCGCGGCAAATGCGTGGGATCGTTGGGGAAGATCATCGCCCAGGGCAGGTCCGGGTCGGTGGCGCGGCCCCACAATTCGCCGTTGATGAAATTGGCGATGCGCCCGAGCAACAGCCCGACCGGGGCGACCGCGGTGGTGATGTCGCCGAGGGACAGGATCGAGATGCGGTTGCGATAGGCAAACCACATCACCGCGACGACGCATCCGAGGAAGCCGCCATGGAAGGACATGCCGCCCTCCCACAATCTGAAGATCGCGGCGGGATGCTCGATGAAGAAGGGCAGGTTGTAGAACAGCACGTAGCCGGTGCGGCCGCCGAGGATGATGCCGAGCGTGACCCACAGGATGAAGTCATCGATCTGCACCAGCGAGATCGGCGCGGGCCCGCTCCAGAGTTTCTCGTTCTTCAGCAGCGAGCGCGCATAGAGCCAGCCAAATACGATGCCGCAGATATAGGCCAGCGCATACCAGCGGATCGCGAACGGTCCGATCGCGATGGCGATCGGATCGAAGGACGGGAAGTCGATGAGCAGGAAGGGCATCGCGCCTTCTGTGTCTAGACGAGATTGCGGCGATAGAGTGCCAGCAGCCGCTCCCAATGCCGCTCGGCCGCGTCGCGGTCATAGACCGGGCGCTTGGGGAAGGCGAAGCCGTGATGGGTGCCGGGATAAATCTCGACCTCGGCCTTGGTGCCGTTCTTGGCGCCGCTCATGCCCTGCTTCACTTTCTCGATGATCTCGGCCGGCGCGTAGATGTCGGTCTCGGCGCAGGCGAAATAGAGTTCGGCTTTGGTCTTGGCGGCAGCGAGATGCGGGCTGTCGTCCTGGTCCGTCGCAAGCTGCGTGCCGTAGATCGAGGCGGCGGCCTTGACCCGATCCGGAAAATGCGTGGCGGCATTGATGGCGTAGCGGCCGCTCATGCAGTAGCCGACGGTGCCGACCAGCTTGGTATTCGCGGCAGCCTGGGCCTCCGCATAGGCGAGCAAGGCTTTGGTGTCCTCCATGATCATGGGAATGCTGAGCGAGCCCATGAGCTGGAACATGCGCTTGCGCTCAGGCGCATTCGCGTCGGCGGGCAGGGCGCCGAGCTCCATCACGCCGGAGCGGTAATAGAGGTTGGGCAGCATCACGTAATAGCCCGACGTCGCGAGCCGGCGCGCCATGTCGCGCAGCTCCTCGCGGATCGCCGGCGCATCCATGTAGAACAGGATGACCGGAAACGGCCCGCCGCGTTCGGGATGGCTGATGAAGGTTGCGGTGTGGCCGTCCTTGGTGGGGATTGCGATCTGCTGGTCGATCATCTCTCGCGCCTTGTGATTCTTCTTATGCAGGGACGTTGAATACGATTGCAAGGAAACCGGGGCATGACAAGGATACCTCCGGACCAGCAAAAGCCCTTGAACCGCCCTGTCCAGATCGCCATTGTCTCTTGAGCTGTTCGCGCAAAGTTTATCGAAGGCCGCCAGGAGGACCGAAATGACCCAGACCACCAACCGGTTTTTCGACGAGATCGGCCGTCTGATGAACGACGCCGCCGGTGCCGCTCAGGGCGTGAAGCGCGAGTTCGACACCGTGATGCGCAGCCAGGCCGAAAAATTCCTGCGCGACATGGATCTGGTCAAGCGCGAGGAGTTCGAGGCGGTCAAGGACATGGCGCGCCTCGCCCGCGAGGAGAACGAGGCGCTGAAGGCGCGCATTGCGGCGCTGGAGGCCAAGCTGGGCGGAACGCCGACGACCTGACCGATGAGGGACCCGTAGCCCGGACGGAGCGCAGCGCAATCCGGGAACAGCGCCCCTCAGGTCCACCCCGGATTTCGCTGCGCTCGATCCGGCCACCCGCAACCCATTCTCCTTGTCATTTCCGCATCTTCCGGGTAAAAGCCCGCCACGTCCGCGGCCCCCGCACCCCTGGAGGCTTGCTGCGGACAGCACCATGGGCCGCCTTGCGGCCCATTAACTTTTGCAAAAACAAGGACTTACGACTATGGCGACCGTCAAGGAATTGAAGGCGACCGCACGTCCGAAGAGCGGCAAGGGGGCCGCCCGGGCTGAGCGTCGCGCCGGGAGAGTGCCCGGAGTGATCTATGGCAACAACCAGCCCCCGCTCCCGATCTCGGTTGACGATCGCGAACTGCGCCAGCGCATCCTCGCCGGCCGGTTCCTGACCACGCTGGTCGACATCGACCTCGAGGGCAAGAAGCACCGCGTGATTCCGCGCGACTTCCACCTCGATCCGGTCAGGGACTTCCCGATCCATGTCGACTTCATGCGGCTCGGCGAAGGCGCCACCATCCGCATCAGCGTGCCCCTGCACGTGGTGAAGGCGGAAGGCTCGCCCGGCGTGAAGCGTGGCGGCACGGTCAATATCGTCGCGCACGCGGTCGAGCTCGAATGCGGTGTCGAGAACATCCCGCAGTTCATCGAGGTCGACGTCGGTTCGCTCGAGATCGGTCACTCGCTCCATTTGTCGGACGTCAAGCTGCCGAAGGGCGTGAAGGCGCTGACCCGCGAGGACGCAACCCTCGTCACCATCGTGCCGCCGTCCGGCTACGCCGAAGAGCAGAAGGCGGCGGCGGCTGCGGCCGCGGCCGGTACTGCGGCTCCGGGCGCTGCTGCGGCCGCTCCGGCGGCTGGCGCGGCTGCGCCGGCTGCGGGTGCCGCGGCTCCGGCAGCGGCGGCCAAGGCCCCCGCCGGCGACAAGAAGAAGTAATCTGTCAAAGCTGGCGCGCGGTCTTGATCGCGCGCCAAGCGAGGGGCGCGCCGCGTCATGCGACTCTTTGTTGGGCTCGGCAATCCCGGCGCAAGATACGCACGCAACCGGCACAATATCGGCTTCATGGCCGTCGACGAGATCGCGCGGCGTCATGGTTTCTCGCCATGGCGCCGTCGCTTTCAGGGCGAGATCTCGGAAGGCACGCTCGGACCTGAGCGCGTCATCCTGCTCAAGCCCACGACCTACATGAACGAGTCGGGCCGCAGCGTTCAGGAGGCGGCGAGCTTCTTCAAGATCGCGCCTGGCGACGTCACCGTGTTCCAGGACGAGCTCGAGCTGCCGCCGGGCAAGGTGCGCGTCAAGATCGGCGGCGGCATCGCCGGTCACAACGGCCTGCGCTCGATCTCCGCCCATATCGGCAACGAGTACCGCCGGGTGCGGCTCGGCATCGGTCATCCCGGCGTCAAGGAATTGGTGCACGGCCACGTGCTGTCGGACTTTTCCAAGGCCGATGGGGAATGGGTAGCGACGCTCTGCGATGCCGTCGCCGAGCACGCCGCCGTCCTCGCCAAGGGCTCGGATGCGACGTTCGCTAACAAGGTGCATCTCGCCATGCAGGCGAAGGGGTTTTTGACCAAGGACGAGAACGGAGAGAAGCAGGGCTAGCTTGCTCCGCTGTTTCCTCCGTCATGCCCGGGCTTGTCCCGGGCATCCACGTTCTTGGTGCGCGCGAGGCGTGGATGGCCGGAACAAACCCGGCCATGACGAATACGGATAGAGGACACGATGGGATTCAAATGCGGGATTGTCGGGTTGCCCAATGTCGGCAAGTCGACCTTGTTCAACGCGCTGACCGAGACGGCTGCGGCGCAGGCGGCGAACTATCCGT
The DNA window shown above is from Bradyrhizobium sp. CB1650 and carries:
- the pth gene encoding aminoacyl-tRNA hydrolase; translated protein: MRLFVGLGNPGARYARNRHNIGFMAVDEIARRHGFSPWRRRFQGEISEGTLGPERVILLKPTTYMNESGRSVQEAASFFKIAPGDVTVFQDELELPPGKVRVKIGGGIAGHNGLRSISAHIGNEYRRVRLGIGHPGVKELVHGHVLSDFSKADGEWVATLCDAVAEHAAVLAKGSDATFANKVHLAMQAKGFLTKDENGEKQG
- a CDS encoding SAM-dependent methyltransferase, coding for MTDSPLLNEIKALIKSSGPMPVWRYMELCLMHPRYGYYVSRDPLGREGDFTTAPEVSQMFGELLGLWSASVWRQMGSPQMLRLIELGPGRGTMMADALRALRVLPPLYQALHIHMVEVNPVLRERQMATLSAMRNITWHETIDDVPEGPSIILANEYFDVLPIHQMVRHANGWHERVIDIDGNGRLQFGAAADPTPRFDVLLPPLVRAAPVGAVFEWRPDTEIMKLATRVREQDGAALIIDYGHLRSDAGDTFQAIARHSFADPLKAPGRADVTAHVDFQALARAAEDVGARVHGPVTQGDFLKRVGIETRAAALMQKATPDVASDISVALKRLTDTGRGGMGSMFKVLGISEPRLTGIAGLSDLEQAGEAS
- a CDS encoding 50S ribosomal protein L25/general stress protein Ctc; the protein is MATVKELKATARPKSGKGAARAERRAGRVPGVIYGNNQPPLPISVDDRELRQRILAGRFLTTLVDIDLEGKKHRVIPRDFHLDPVRDFPIHVDFMRLGEGATIRISVPLHVVKAEGSPGVKRGGTVNIVAHAVELECGVENIPQFIEVDVGSLEIGHSLHLSDVKLPKGVKALTREDATLVTIVPPSGYAEEQKAAAAAAAAGTAAPGAAAAAPAAGAAAPAAGAAAPAAAAKAPAGDKKK
- a CDS encoding dienelactone hydrolase family protein, which encodes MIDQQIAIPTKDGHTATFISHPERGGPFPVILFYMDAPAIREELRDMARRLATSGYYVMLPNLYYRSGVMELGALPADANAPERKRMFQLMGSLSIPMIMEDTKALLAYAEAQAAANTKLVGTVGYCMSGRYAINAATHFPDRVKAAASIYGTQLATDQDDSPHLAAAKTKAELYFACAETDIYAPAEIIEKVKQGMSGAKNGTKAEVEIYPGTHHGFAFPKRPVYDRDAAERHWERLLALYRRNLV
- a CDS encoding accessory factor UbiK family protein yields the protein MTQTTNRFFDEIGRLMNDAAGAAQGVKREFDTVMRSQAEKFLRDMDLVKREEFEAVKDMARLAREENEALKARIAALEAKLGGTPTT
- the lgt gene encoding prolipoprotein diacylglyceryl transferase gives rise to the protein MPFLLIDFPSFDPIAIAIGPFAIRWYALAYICGIVFGWLYARSLLKNEKLWSGPAPISLVQIDDFILWVTLGIILGGRTGYVLFYNLPFFIEHPAAIFRLWEGGMSFHGGFLGCVVAVMWFAYRNRISILSLGDITTAVAPVGLLLGRIANFINGELWGRATDPDLPWAMIFPNDPTHLPRHPSQLYEAGMEGILLFIVLAVMIRLGALKRPGMILGSFILIYGLTRIAGEHFREPDVQLGFLWGGLTMGMLLSIPMLIVGGILIVWAVRRGAPRPAEAVR